The sequence ctctaaagagtaaacaaaaagagcctattgctcaagacacaaaagacaatggttcaattttagtgcaccaattgaagtgtttgctaagctatgaaacaaggcacacaataaaaattacaaaaccctagctaaggccctgcaacaaaattgttagtagtttgggttgtttcaaatgataaccccttcctgcaagcacacaagttaggtaaattttaagaaaacccaaaaagactttgtgaaaaaggggccttcaacaaaaacgtatttgcctccaaagcaagctgcacaaaccaggttagctagatctgcaaaggttagccgaaaataaaccagatctgaaaccctaagtacaaaatccgaaaacccgaatcgaaaaacttgaaaaatttgcaaaacagaatgcacagacgctgttataccagacacagacgcgactgtccgacacagatgtggttctgtgATTCTCAGACGCGAtctaagaacacagacgcctctttcttctacagacgcgatcagatggtgcaCAGACGCggttcgggatcacagacgcgactttcgggaACCTGCAGaaatagaaatgacagaaacacagacgcgatccaagatatcacagacgcctctgaaatacaaaaacgcgatccgaacactcgcagatgcggaaaaaacctaaaatgtcgtcgaaatcgtccgatctgcaacttcaaaaatgcaaaatctgcaacaaaaatgttaaatgcaaaagggacaagagtcccaccgggtgtgccaaaatgtatatggtgaaaatggatagcaataaacaacaatattgaaagactaaaatggattcaaccactaaaccctagcctaacaatgaacaaagatccaccataacatatgaagataacctaagacaatgtaaataactcaaaatcacaaacattataccatcacatgtccactagggttttgatctccattcttcctatctccattgatcttgtttgatatgcttgctctcagatttttgtatgcacaagagctcaacaaagaacggaatgtggttgcaagtagaattgtagtgtagccaagtcctccaaaatcagtcattaggatatgtcattagggtttgtcaatgaagaaagcatctccttaaatagaagacacaataagaaatggagggttaagattgagaggtgtaaaaagagaggtcggctaggattagagggtaggtataagaaataccaaaataatgaaagaagtaggtagtgtaggaattaagagatgaatgacatgtgtcatgtgtagaaaaagataatgaattaattaaataaataaagatttatttaattaatagaagaagtaggacaattaaataaataaaatatttatttaatttaggaaagggataatttaaataaataaatgtatttatttaaatgagaaataaggctagaagaggataaatgaattaattaaataaataaagatttatttaattaatagaagaattaggcttagataattaaataaataaaatatttatttaattagacatgacaattttaggtgtctacacctacatCTCTCCACCAGCAGTAGCAACATTTGGATTAAGAGTCTCAACTAGATCATTTTGcttcaattcttcaatctcaaTAGGATTTAGAACAATGTGATAACCATCATCATAATTGCAAGCTTTGAtttttttccaaggttctcatctaccttcacatttgtactttccactatctttctcagtctcttattgtagcatcgataggcttttctctttgttgaatatcccaagaaaattccttcatcacttcttgcatcaaatttccttatgtcatcatctctcttgatataacacttgctaccaaatattctgaaatatctcatagtaggaacatgaccaaaccatatctcttaaggagtcttaccggtataaCCTTTAATATAAACTCAATTGAATTTGTAAATAACAAtgataatagcttctctccaatatatcttcggaacattcccttcaatcaacacagtccttgtagcatccaaaacaatcttgttcttcctttcaacaatttcaTTATGCTAAGGGATTCTAGGAGCagacaattgtcttctaatcccatgcttctcatagaatgaatcaacctCACTGAAACAAAATTATCCTCCcctatcaaatctcagacatttcaccttcaatcttgacttagtctcaacctttgctttgaatatcttgaatttgtttaatgcttcaaatttcttcttcaaaaagataacccacatcatcctggaataatatTCAATTAGcgacatgaaatatctatcaccctgcacacttctaatatttttaggtccacataggtcagtatgcacaagatctagtaatccatcagatgtatacgactttctcttgaaataaattcttgttttctcaaccaattgacattccttacataccagattagtaagCTTaataatcttaggcatatctctaacaacttgagtataaCTGTTCGTAATCATTGaataaaaaattaacatgacacattatcatatgccacaaccaactttcatcaatccgaGTAATCAAACatcttttctcaccagcattcaaataaaaaatattaccttcaatcttagtttcAGATGCAATCTATATACCATaggcatttaggattttgcatttaccattcttgaatttcaaatcataacctttatcaaccatctatccaacacttaaaagattatgcttcaaaccttcaacatacaaaacatcatcagtattatgcttaccatcaaaggaaataaagCCTCTACCACCTATCAcacaatctttatcatctccaaatctcaatattacaccatcatatctttccatactcacaaattttcttttatcaccggtcatatgatgtaaaaacccactgtcaattacccattcatctttttcttcaactttagcaactaaagctttctcctcattagtgCGGCTTGAGGAATCAACAGGTATCGGTCTAGATCTTCTTTAattgaaataaacacaacttcttCTCCTTTTGATTCCTTACCAGCTCCTTTAAGCAATCTTcaagaaatcaatgcttcaagctcatccaattctctttccttttcttccatttatcttctttctctttcatatctagatattctgcattcttcaggatcatacttcttctttcttgATACAAATGCTCCAAATGCTATCTATGTCTTTCCATGTGATTCTacaaattcgctcagctcaaatgcaacaatatttccaaccaacatatctcttgtcatcgTAGTCACActacagatctcatcaatagaagctatcttatgtttataagtaggaggcaatgatcttagtaccttagcaataatttcatcttcttcaagggttctacTAGTACATCTGATACCTagaacaaggtcattcaccttagccataaaggtatttatgttttgatcttctctcatctttagcatctcatatttccctttcaggATTTGTAACTTAGCAAATTTCACttaattatctccttcatacagggtctcaagcttctcccagatctcatgtgcggtttgaagtcccattacatttgtcctctttgaattagtcaaggcactcagtAATGCTCCcttcgctctaatgttattttcagcttccttgatttCACCAGCAATAACAAGTCCATTCAGAGGAGCTTAATAGGAATTcattgtaatcttccagtaatcttctccaaggcaTCTTAAGTGAatttccatctggttcttccatatagcatagttacttccatcaaatcttagactctccttcataaagataacacctctagttctagtttccatcctagatctcctcaggCGGTTAAGCTTTTTCAAGAGGAtctagttctgataccaattgttagtaataacaatgaaggaaaactgagagggggtgaattagttttcaccggatctataaacttaatcacaaatatagatctaataaactacaacaataacaaggataggaaaattgataacacaacacacaacaccaagattttgatgtggaaaaactagttaagggaaaaatcacgatgggaacctacccacaataagatgatactctacaatagtatgtgtaaatattacaatggggaatgaacatgcattcaggcacactacctagatcacaaaagataatgacctggaagtctacaaccctcagggaagtctcactaacttacaataagatttggactatgatccaaaaggaatgaactacaataatagcatctccaaatgcttgatgacagttccggtttagcacaattgtctactctgcaatACCAATCCTTTCTTAGTACACCACATCGAAAGATGAATTCTTGTTCGCACATTACCACTTTCTAATAACATAGACACAACCTCGacatctaaattacatgacaatatctcctatttatacaattcatcaaccttgacaataaggtcggctaaaccctcaactcactgttagaaaattacatcacacgatacaaatatcaaccatcatatcaatataatgatatacatgacataatatggacctaattcaaatctttAAATATGCAACACCaacgaaaatcatgccaagatcaatcacaacacactacaccaccaagacaATCATATAACACAAAAAACATcatcggatcaacaaaatcaccaacaactcGCACAACggtcaatgtggatcatcaaaacaaatgggacacaattaggaaataccagcaagcacgttagaatcatcagagacaactacaccaataccacttattaaatcttcatttgtcaacatttaaaactcaagaacactcaaacaacaacaactatcatgaagaaagataacttgcagagcaccaaatcatgcaccatctaaaatgaagatacacaagaacatcccaaataatctcccaaagtctcagctcaagatctaatcacattgGAATATAATGGAagaaatattgaactctacaaaaCATTGATCagaaaaaacaaactgcaaaccggatcatatgctatgatcaattaagcttcccggatcactAAACCTAATacataagaatataatgatactataaatactccatacaccaaaccaaaatCCCAATAAACTAATTTGCAAGCACTAGAGAAATAAATCATacgaatatgttgacatcagtgacaacaacataccctagcaacaacaatgtccaatatTTGGATCCCTATAAAATTTtattgtaaggggttttgggtcccctcaaaacctattttaccttatcaaaaaattccatggAAATAGTACATGGTGGATGACTAATTTTCCAAATGGGATTCAAAGAATGTTGGTAACTAGAATGCCTCTAATTAGGATTCCTTTCCCATAGCTAAATCTAAGGTTCTTCTTTAATATCTTCAACATTAGAAAGGCTAATAACTCCCTTTCTAGATATATCTATGTTGAATATGGATGTAGTTCTCTTTTATCAATATAATTTTATctctttttcaaaaaatattgtcttAGATTCAAAGAAGCATTGGGATAGGTTATGCTTTACCTTATCAACATCACCTAGATGTCATGAGTGCTAGTTTCAGAATTCATACTAATGATAAATAACttaaaattttgataaaatatcataaaaagaaaCCTTGTGATTTTGTAAGAAGATGAATGATTAATTATTCTTGAGTTGGAATAGTACTTGGATGGTTGATCTCCTAGAaatttcctattcttttctcctatAAAGATTACCTAGATGCAATCAATACTAAGCAAACCATTCATATTTGTGAGAGATAAATTTATGTGAAAAATAATCTATAAAACATGGATCAATAAATTTGATTCAAAACCATAGAATCAAATTTTGATTCTATTAATTTCAtagatattttattttctattttatatgcatattttcatatttttgtacTAAGTAAAATCTTAAAGAATGaagaaaataagatgaatgagTGTAGTGTGGCACTAGCTACAATAATATGAACAAATATGAACAAAGAATCATCATTTCTATACATTACACCTTTCATAACATGCTTGTCTATATGTTTTCTAACTACACATAAAAAATAACTCATTATTtgatcaaaataaaaaatgcaacgtACTTTAAAGGGACGCAAAGTTAAGGAAAAATTAGCCATATGAGTTAAGACGAagttacaaatgcattaatttcttaaGAATTTCAATGTTTGGTGATGGAGCATAGTGAAATTCGTTCGATTCTATGTTGCCCATGCACATCACAAGACATTCAAAGTAGAAATAAACTCACAACTAAGTAGTGATTGAATTGAAAAGTATATCTTATGTAGAAATATAAGAGATCAACTAGCTAACATATTTAATTCTAATGCTACTAGAAATAAAATTGATAAAAGGTTGACTAAATTTAGGCTTGCTAGGACATTTCACTAGAAATTAATAAATTATGAGATAATTTTTAACTAATAAAAAAGAATAAATTGCTTAAGGGTCACTATTTAAGTGAAGATTggtttttcatttatttttgaatGTAAGGTCAATTCTTTATATAAATACTAGTGGATTTATTAGTGACCAATTATTTATTGGTATTGTGTATATATGACTAATAATATATGAAGAGATTTACTTTAATCAACATCATgtaatgtttattatttatttagaaatTAATGATTTACATAAAGTGATTCtctataaatattatttatataaagTCATATTTTTTGCAAGAATCAGTTTTTCATCAATGAACGAAAAATGACAATAGATAAAGATCATCATATAAATAGTTTGAATTATTGTTTATAAAGAAGTTATAAGCGTATGGTATGTTCATTTTTAAAGAAAATAGACTAATACCCGAATCTAATCAATAGCCTTATAATAGTACTTAGATAATTTTATGATAAAATacaattgaaattttaaaaaaactatatTACATGAAAACGAAGAATTTGAATAAATaatcaaattttgtataaaattattctaattcataaaattaatttgcatatagattttttttaaaaattataaatgtgAGCAAAACATTCTTTACTTCTGATCGATACCTTCATAAACAGCActtaattaagatttaattaagcATAATTCTATCATACGGTGTATGTTTATATTGGTCACGAAATTATGCGAAAAACTCGGAATGCAAGTAAACTCGGAATGCAAGTAGGCACTGATGGACCCAATAATTGAAGCTTTTGACATGTTTTAGAAGCTGTGGGAAAAGACGAGCACAGAATTAACCATCACTCTAGGACCAGCGCAATCCTTAGTTTGCATGTTTCACGTTGTTTTGGATAAGACAATGTTTACACAGTGGGGAACGAACTATTAGGGAATTAACATTCACTCAATTTCTGATTTAAACATGTTTCACATTGTTTTGCGTCCAGACAATTTTTATATAGTAGGGAACAGAATCGTACGGAATTGACAATCAGATACGACTAGTGCAATTCTTACTTTTAAAATGTCTCACATTGTTTAGTCGATGAGTCAGAGTGGACTTTACCAATTGTAAACCGATTAAATCGGCACTTGTAATGCTATAAATTAACTAAAATGGTTGAAGCTTGTATTGGTGTGAAAGCTCGTAGAGATTGTGCTAAGATGGCTTCTGTTAACTTCTCCATTTCCAAAGAttatgagttcaagattgttaacACAGAAGTTATAGTGCCTGCTCTTCCAATGCAGCAGCACATCCTTCCTCTGTCAAACCTGGATCTCACTATTCCTCCAGTTTCTGTGCATGTCTTCTTCTGTTATAAAAATCCCTTTCCTAGGACTTTTGCATCAGCACTATCTCATCTCAAGACTTCCCTCTCGAAGGTGTTAGTGTCCTACTATGTACTTGCAGGAAGAATGGTTACAGATAGTATTGGCCTACCAAAGGTCCATTGCAATAACAAGGGAGTTCGCTTCACCCAAGCTTATGCTGCAGCTGCTCTTTCTCAGCTGAATTTATACAACCCTGATGAGTCTGTGCAGGGGAAGCTTgttcctttactttcaaaaccctttTCGGAAGATGCCATTCCTGTCTTTGCTGTTCAGGTAAAGGTTTTTATAGAGCACATACTTCTTTCCACttgttttggtttatgcataacaatctTAACAGGTTTTTGGCATTTACAGGTGACAGAGTTTAGTTGTGGAGGTATTGTTGTTGGCTGCACATTCGACCACAGAATTGCAGATGCATACTCTGCAAACATGCTTTTGACAAGTTGGGCAAACCTTTGTAGAAATGACTCAAATGTACCTCTGAATCCAAGCATCACTCGCTCTATATTATGCCCTCGCGATTCCCCTGCTTACTGTGCAGAAATTGACAATATGTATGTGAGGCATACTTCACAAGAATGCGGCCAAGAAAATCCTCACCCACCTTCTTTAGCAAGTAGAATTTACTATCTAGATGTGAAGAACATTATGGATCTGCAATTTAATGCAAACAAAGATGGTAAGCGCTGTACAAAATTAGAGGTGTTCAGTGCTTACTTATGGAAGCTAATGATATGCACCCAGAAGGTCAAGGACACTATGAATTGTAAAATAGGAATAGTTGTAGATGGCCGCCCACGCTTAAAGGAGATTGGAGTTTCTGCTAATTACTTTGGCAATGTCCTAATCTTGCCCTTTGCTGAGTCTGATGCTCGTTGTATAAAAAGCAAATCACTTTGTTGGAGTGCAGGGTTAATTCATGATGCCATACAGAGTGCAGCAAACGAGGAGCATTTTCAAAGATTAATTGACTTGGTGGAGACTACAAAGCCAACACCTGTCTTAGCCAAGATTTACTGCAGAGAAGATGACAATCAGTCCTGTGGGCCTGCAGTTTTGGTGTCTTCTGGACTGCGGTTTCCTTTGTATGAGGTTGATTTTGGATGGGGAAAGCCTACGTTTGGAAGCTACCATTTCCCTTGGGGTGGTGAAGCGGGGTATGTCATGCCAACTCAGAGCCCTGCAGGAGACGGTAGTTGGATTGTATACATGCATCTTCCTCTGGAACAGTTAAATGCAATTGAATCTGATCCCAATCGCATTCTACTTCCAATCACACAATATTTCTTACAGTTGGCTTAGGAATATTTTATAAACCTAAGTGGTATATGTTTGAAGCATTGTACCCACAAAATTGTACAATAAAATGGTGGAGATAATCGTAtactcaaccttcaatttcttatgttgtaatgaattagaagaattgaatttATTAATAGTGTTGGCAGTAAGAGTCTTTAAGAAGTTCAAATTTTATTTCTTAATTTTATGAAATTACAAGTGCCAACAATATCTTGTTTGTCTAAAATCAGAAACAGAGGACAGTGATTTTCCTTCAAATGTTTAAAATGCTTGTCATTTTCGGCAGTTTGACATATCAATTCTTTAAGACTTAGCTTTCTAGAGAGGCACATTTAGTTGCGGCTGACGTATTGAAATGATTGGGGAATGCATATTTGGTTGCAGTAGGGTTTCTAGTGATAGCTAATGCTTTAGAAAGATTCGATGATATTTCTGCGAATGTGAGAGAATACATAGATCTTCGCTTAGATCATTTCAAAGCTATGCTTAATCTGGGTAAATGATGTAAATAATTTAAACAGATTAAAGACATCAATGCTGATTTGCACAAAGAGATTTTTTAAGAGATGTGTGAAGCTGTTAAATTCATAGTTTCTGCTGTGATTTGGTGTTGTTCCTTTGCCACATCGAGTAAATTATTCGAAATAGTTCGTTTCCATATATTCTTTGATGAACTTTCCTGCTCAGAAGTTACAGACCATACCTCTGTTTAATTGTTTTAGTTAAATGTAGATTCCTCAAactaaataaaaagaaagaaataattttatgttttaatggCATTTGTCCAGCAATGCCAAAGGTTCCTATTGGCTAAGAAGATCCGCGATGAACTTGTCTGTGTTCTTGGAAAAGTAGATTCTATGAATCCCGATTTGAATGGATTCAGCGTCTGATACTATTCATTCTTCTGGACGAGATAATTATAATAGGGTATATGAGCACGAACAATTCGAGATTCTACTCCGTAGCTCCCTCGGGCTGGGTGGCCTTCTCTTAAAAAGTATTCCAACCATATTTGGACTATGAAAACCTTCCAATAATGCCTAAGGAGGTCATATTGTCTTAACCAAACGATGGATTTCATAGAAGGGTTCGCCAGGGATTATTCTGTAGACGTGGTGGAACGGGAAGAGAAGGGCGAGGGAATTGCTGGAAAATTGAAGAGCAAACAATGCGGCAAGAGGAGCTACTCACTCAGTAACCCATCACTGCTAAATGATTGGTATTATAAATTAGCAATTAGGAGTCGCaacttttttttttcaacaaaatgCTGATAGGTTTACATTTTcaaatgtgaaataaaaaatttaatgttttgGTATGGAAGTCAAATTGTAAATATTGTATAGAAATAACTTCTGTAAGGTGTACATTTACTCTTTCTTATAAATAACTTCAAAATAAAatataccaaaaaaaaattatttaaattatgtgtgattattttttatattatgcaTTCCATTGAAAAGACAATTTTTGATAGTGTAGTTTTCTTCACAATTTACATAGAATGTAAAAGTTTGTATTTTCAAATAATATGAAGTAGTTATAACCAATATCTAATTATAATGTTTATGTCTTGAATTGCACACTTTTAAGCTACGTGTGCAAGAGGGAAGCCCTGGTTatattgtcatttattttgcaaaacaatatcTATAGTTTTTGTTATTTTATATGATAAGTTTTAATCATATCTTTGATCTAATGATGAAATTAGtcatgcaaatgattaatgtgacACGTCCAAAATTCAACCATCTAATAAGTCTCACATTGACTATGAACCTATCCCTCTTAATAAAAAAAATATCCAAGACCTTTCGCTAAAAGAAATTCTCTTTTGTACAAACATTTTTTTAGCTTGTAGTGATGGAGTCTTTTatcttaaataaaaaaaattctttttacttCTACCTTCCAATTCAAAATACCAGAAAGCTTATTCACTTCATAGAGAAGCCCCCAAGAGAAAAAGAAGTTACATGCAACACCACCTACTCACAACTTGAGAACAATAAAATTCATTTGGGAAagtctaaatcaaataaattaattctcttttTAAATGTCACAAAAAACTCATCTTAAATGAGAGTCTTGTAACTCTTAATATGACGCAAAGAATTCCTTCACACAATGATGTGTCTCTCGTCTTCTTCAATCCAATCTTTTAAGAAAAAGATGGAATTTCATTCTCTTGAAAAAACATTAATCTATATTTATCTAAAGAATGGAATGCACTTTAACTTTTTTCATATAAGATTGCATATAAGCTTTGACCATAATGTCTCATCATAACCATCACTACTTCCTAATCATAAATAATACAATTTTTTGATTAAGCAGAAACAAAACATGAAAAAAATCCTTAATAGAGTGAAAACCTAAGTAAAAACAAATAcatcaataaaaagaaaaaaagaaaacaaattaaTTGAAGATTTTACTTGATTGTTTAGTAAATAGATATCATAGACTTTGTATAACTCTCTCTGACTCAAAGCAACACAAGCACTAGTGCTTAATACAACAATTGATATCTAGTTATCCTAATTCTTTAGAAGATTGTGATCAATCCAAAAAGATCTTTTTATGGTGTACATGTATTGACTAAAATGAGTTCTTACTCATCGTAATCAAATTTGGGCTACTACTATAATCAAACGTTTCCTCGTAAAATATAAAAGTAAATTAGAAAATTGATCTTATGAAAATTAATCCCAAATGTACACATCGCATATGAAGGTTATCTTGCAAAAGAAATGCTACGTAAAGCAATTGACTGATGCATGTGTACTTACTCCCGCAGGACACAATCACTCTACTTTCTGCCTCTAATAGTTGTAACTTTAAAATCAGCATCACCATTATGTTACATGGttaaatcttttctttttaattcACCTGCTGCCAAAAAAAAATGTAACTTCGGGTCAAATAAGAAAAGGTATGAAAAAAGTGAAATAAACAAACAACTGAATTATTTGATTTGTGAATTATTTAAGCTAGCCCATTTTAAGAGCTTGTTGCTCCCTTAATCAAGCAAGCTAAAAGAAATGCTAAGGGATATCCTGTGTATAAAATTCATATCCACAAGCAACAATACGCATATATATTTATCAACATAATGAGCGGGCTGGTGCCCAAAGAAAGCGCCCCTAAGGACAACAATACAAAATCTTTGGAAGGATTAGATCAAATATGCAGATATTTATGCATGCAATCATAACAATCTTATCTGCTAACACTGAAAATATTTGATCGCTAAAAAGAGTTTTTTAATTACCAAAAACTGTTTATTGGGTTTTTGAGTTCGTGAATGTTGACCTGAAAATGGTTTAATGATAGGTTAAGGTTGTTTTGAGGCATGAAACAGATTTAGTGGCAAATTGTGAACTTCGAAGTCCATGATAAAAGTGAATCCCCTAGAAATTATACTTatgttaataaatttatatttaaacttTTATATTTATAGTTATAAAAAATcagattaaaaagaaaaaatataagttgttttcttttacattttgattaaagtttattttaaaataagatttctaatatttttttaaaattattttttattaaatttaatttttatttaaagtttattttaaattataaattttatttaaacaaaatttATAGTATcaaatatcttttattttaattaagatTTATAACATTTGTCTTAAAATTTATTTTTGTTAAAGTATATTTTAATTGAAATTTGCTTtacaaattttatttaaataatttattttttagtataaaaataaaataaaataaagatatacATAAATAagtataataaatttaatattaaaatagatACATAAAAGATTCATAAATAAGGAGAAAATACATAAGTTAATATTTACATTTTATAgtaggatttttatttttttttggagtaAATTGaagtaatatttttttataattttcatatttaaattctctagattttttaaattcaaaatttaaataactATGATAATAAATattgtaaattgaaattttaattattggttaataaataaataaatatgatgtacatttgaaattattttttt is a genomic window of Cryptomeria japonica chromosome 7, Sugi_1.0, whole genome shotgun sequence containing:
- the LOC131855910 gene encoding coniferyl alcohol acyltransferase-like, with protein sequence MVEACIGVKARRDCAKMASVNFSISKDYEFKIVNTEVIVPALPMQQHILPLSNLDLTIPPVSVHVFFCYKNPFPRTFASALSHLKTSLSKVLVSYYVLAGRMVTDSIGLPKVHCNNKGVRFTQAYAAAALSQLNLYNPDESVQGKLVPLLSKPFSEDAIPVFAVQVTEFSCGGIVVGCTFDHRIADAYSANMLLTSWANLCRNDSNVPLNPSITRSILCPRDSPAYCAEIDNMYVRHTSQECGQENPHPPSLASRIYYLDVKNIMDLQFNANKDGKRCTKLEVFSAYLWKLMICTQKVKDTMNCKIGIVVDGRPRLKEIGVSANYFGNVLILPFAESDARCIKSKSLCWSAGLIHDAIQSAANEEHFQRLIDLVETTKPTPVLAKIYCREDDNQSCGPAVLVSSGLRFPLYEVDFGWGKPTFGSYHFPWGGEAGYVMPTQSPAGDGSWIVYMHLPLEQLNAIESDPNRILLPITQYFLQLA